A stretch of the Lactuca sativa cultivar Salinas chromosome 9, Lsat_Salinas_v11, whole genome shotgun sequence genome encodes the following:
- the LOC111893405 gene encoding uncharacterized protein LOC111893405 produces MAPRTHLTDLGSIANVDLTELGAGKEGWLDNPNLLCALDTNSLAIANRYYILVLEWSNASGTASFRVKIRPNLSPIEAEYVSALEWLVFDDIRVIAIGTSCGYFLIYSLGGDLIHKQLVYPGRILRLRVRGTKRDITEDTSSFEEVCVVIAGIIARFDGSDLQKVLQKWYQETQNQFWNSIKDPEEESENSFTRIPYQVWNVNGYGSCTDAAITGVMSPPLLELQSSDRYYCAVTIGVDAAISAFRLSEDRSRSFVGAILSKVMPVTFSTIASFSKLVWRSQQPAKKPEPKPQPFARALPLTCLKDHPRKGEKLTLSPSGTLAAITDSLGRIMLLDTRALVVVRLWKGYRDASCLFVERLVNKESIGSHERVKSNYCLCLAIHAPRKGIVEIWQMRTGPRILTIPCPKGSKILQPTYRFGSSIVSESSYKPLEVFFLNGDSGQLSRLN; encoded by the exons ATGGCTCCTAGAACCCACTTGACAGATCTCGGAAGCATCGCCAACGTTGATCTGACCGAACTTGGCGCAGGCAAGGAAGGCTGGCTTGATAATCCCAATCTCCTCTGTGCTCTCGATACAAATTCTCTTGCAATTGCCAATCGATACTACATCCTTGTTCTCGAGTGGTCTAACGCCTCTGGTACTGCTAGCTTTCGGGTCAAGATCCGACCCAATCTTTCCCCAATTGAGGCGGAGTATGTATCTGCTCTGGAGTGGTTGGTGTTTGATGATATTAGGGTTATTGCCATCGGAACATCTTGTGGGTACTTTTTGATTTACTCACTTGGAGGCGATCTTATTCACAAACAG CTTGTATACCCTGGAAGGATTCTAAGGTTAAGAGTACGTGGAACCAAGAGAGATATCACAGAAGATACATCATCTTTTGAAGAAGTATGTGTTGTTATAGCAGGCATAATTGCTCGTTTTGATGGATCTGATCTTCAG AAAGTACTTCAAAAATGGTATCAAGAAACTCAAAATCAATTCTGGAATTCCATTAAAGATCCAGAAGAAGAATCTGAAAATTCCTTCACCCGAATTCCATACCAAGTTTGGAATGTCAATGGATACGGTTCATGTACTGATGCTGCCATCACAGGTGTCATGTCGCCTCCTCTTCTTGAACTACAG TCGAGTGATCGCTATTATTGTGCTGTCACCATTGGAGTTGATGCTGCAATTTCTGCGTTTAG gcTTTCTGAAGATCGAAGCAGGTCTTTTGTGGGGGCGATTTTGTCAAAAGTTATGCCTGTAACTTTTTCGACAATAGCTTCTTTTTCTAAATTGGTTTGGAGGAGCCAACAACCAGCAAAAAAGCCAGAACCAAAGCCACAGCCATTTGCTCGAG CTTTACCCCTTACATGTTTGAAAGATCACCCGAGAAAAGGGGAGAAGCTAACCTTATCGCCAAGCGGGACTTTGGCGGCAATAACGGATTCACTTGGCCGTATTATGCTCTTGGACACCCGTGCCCTTGTGGTTGTACGGTTATGGAAG GGGTATCGTGATGCGAGCTGTCTTTTTGTTGAAAGACTTGTAAATAAAGAGAGTATAGGAAGCCATGAACGCGTGAAAAGCAATTATTGTTTATGTCTTGCCATTCATGCCCCTCGAAAGGGCATTGTTGag ATTTGGCAGATGAGAACGGGTCCCAGGATTCTTACAATCCCGTGCCCAAAAGGAAGCAAAATACTACAACCCACTTACAGATTTGGATCATCAATAGTTTCTGAATCCTCTTATAAACCGTTGGAAGTTTTCTTTCTGAATGGAGATTCTGGTCAACTTTCAAGATTAAACTGA
- the LOC111893407 gene encoding uncharacterized protein LOC111893407 yields the protein MLPQNPSLSKTLNPYFSTFAPYPYPLTKFSNPLYRAINPLHSCPKLPKTLSISSFFQPNNASCRPDVRSYAGRSKKIAGGAPGGGRIEGTAELRREAKRNARRKSKKLAESLFYRLKNPHGNYPNNFSEDELQMIGLGYDRMVQFMEKDDPNLKHPYDWYKYGEFGPYSWRGVVLGEPIRGRFSDENVTLIGEVRDQEEWEKIEQFEMSQDFGQRLESLDKTVGFRYFWVFVRHPKWRVSELPWEQWTLVSEVVVEAGKQRLDKWNLMGRLGNRTRALITKCAAWMRPDIIYVKRPVYQCRFEPQDEFFKSMAPLLDPETEQDFMCQLESDDGGVEMCTYFGGLCKILRVNPKAFVDDVVKAFEKASDEKKSKCLEFLLGNHPIELLHPYTKEWKAKLEEMELGCDAPDENDDGGAKGEVLDWIEDDDEDDIVLDAELNDDDDDVDVDVNDDDDDDDGVEEEEEEEEEEEDEKYWEEEFKKAVNSNEEMEVMARRSVKMTTKLYEKQSKVMEERKKETKGDENENDEGEMGMRGGRAKISPEEWKQLGYGPRMKKIKKSRIPPGQFLRAAVRPFLYKNLVKEIVLTRHAIVEGEIGGGKKKK from the coding sequence ATGCTGCCACAAAACCCTTCCCtgtctaaaaccctaaacccCTATTTCTCAACCTTCGCACCTTATCCATATCCCCTAACGAAATTCTCAAACCCTCTTTACAGAGCCATAAATCCACTTCACTCATGCCCCAAACTCCCAAAAACCTTATCAATCAGTTCATTTTTCCAACCAAACAATGCGTCTTGCAGACCAGATGTTCGATCATATGCCGGGCGTAGCAAGAAAATAGCAGGGGGCGCTCCCGGCGGCGGCCGCATCGAAGGAACCGCCGAGCTACGTAGAGAAGCAAAACGAAATGCTCGACGGAAGAGCAAGAAGCTCGCTGAAAGCCTGTTCTATAGGCTGAAGAATCCCCACGGTAATTACCCTAATAACTTTTCTGAAGACGAGCTGCAAATGATTGGGTTAGGATACGATCGAATGGTTCAGTTTATGGAGAAAGACGATCCGAATCTTAAGCACCCATATGATTGGTACAAGTATGGTGAATTCGGACCATATTCATGGCGTGGGGTGGTTTTAGGAGAACCAATCCGTGGTCGATTTTCCGATGAAAACGTGACTTTGATTGGCGAAGTTAGAGATCAAGAAGAGTGGGAAAAGATCGAACAGTTTGAAATGAGTCAAGATTTTGGTCAGAGATTGGAGTCGCTAGATAAAACCGTTGGATTCAGATACTTTTGGGTGTTTGTCAGGCATCCAAAATGGAGAGTTTCAGAGCTGCCATGGGAGCAATGGACCCTCGTTAGTGAAGTTGTGGTTGAAGCTGGAAAACAGAGGTTAGATAAATGGAATTTAATGGGTAGACTCGGGAACAGAACCAGAGCTTTGATCACAAAATGTGCAGCATGGATGAGACCCGATATCATATACGTAAAAAGACCCGTTTACCAATGTCGATTTGAACCTCAAGATGAGTTTTTTAAATCAATGGCACCTCTTCTTGACCCTGAAACCGAGCAAGATTTTATGTGTCAGTTGGAAAGTGACGATGGTGGGGTTGAAATGTGTACTTATTTTGGTGGGTTATGTAAGATTTTGAGAGTGAATCCAAAAGCTTTTGTGGATGATGTAGTGAAAGCGTTTGAGAAAGCTAGCGATGAAAAGAAGTCAAAATGTTTGGAGTTTTTACTCGGGAATCATCCGATTGAGTTACTTCATCCGTATACAAAGGAATGGAAAGCTAAATTAGAGGAAATGGAGTTGGGTTGTGATGCCCCCGATGAGAATGATGATGGTGGCGCAAAAGGGGAAGTTTTGGATTGGATCGAAGACGATGATGAAGATGATATAGTGCTTGATGCGGAGctcaatgatgatgatgatgatgttgatgttgatgttaatgatgatgatgatgatgatgatggtgtggaagaagaagaagaagaagaagaagaagaagaagatgagaagTATTGGGAAGAAGAGTTCAAGAAAGCGGTGAATAGTAATGAAGAGATGGAGGTAATGGCGAGGCGAAGTGTGAAAATGACAACGAAATTGTATGAGAAGCAATCGAAGGTGATGGAAGAGAGGAAAAAGGAGACAAAAGGAGATGAGAATGAGAATGATGAGGGAGAAATGGGAATGAGGGGTGGTAGGGCTAAGATAAGCCCGGAGGAATGGAAGCAATTAGGGTATGGCCCACGGATGAAGAAGATTAAGAAGAGTAGGATTCCACCGGGTCAATTCTTGAGAGCTGCAGTGAGACCTTTTCTTTACAAGAATCTTGTTAAAGAGATTGTGTTGACAAGGCATGCTATTGTAGAAGGTGAGATTGGTGGTGGGAAGAAGAAAAAGTAA
- the LOC111893408 gene encoding polynucleotide 3'-phosphatase ZDP — protein sequence MLIVADLRISFFSRNPRSVIFALHTMSSPSPTTIVAEYAKSGKSSCKKCSEKIDSKSLRLGLKSRDPRGYDSLKWHHFNCFFSLDSIPASSAETFEGFSELKGSDQDKLKQMVSEEDRTSTKREGDVDAESDKRDLKKLKTDEDEESVKEKKNATNEKIVAEYAKSGKSSCKKCTEKIDSKSLRLGLSIWDPRGFENTKWYHSDCFFPLDVNLLSAESIEGFSELKSDDQEKLKILVTERDQSSKNLNEDAEPELQGKDQKSGKADKDEESVKEKKNATNEKIVAEYAKSGRSSCKKCSEKIDSKSLRLGLSIWDPRGYENTKWYHSDCFFPLDVNLLSAESIEGFSQLKSNDQEKLKKLVSEMDQSSYKTSDKIDEDIGLKIDFSPNDVKDNYKGATLQPKWKVFQTLMYLEREDGLQDSSKIAAFDFDGCLAKTSVQRVGASAWSLMYASIPNKLQSLYNDGFKLVIFTNESNIERWKNKRQVAVDSKIGRLNSFIKLANVPIQVFIACGVSKGQEHDPFRKPKTGMWQIMEQHFNSGIPIDMDKSFYVGDAAGRKDDHSDADKKFAEAIGLKFYLPEKYFDQ from the exons ATGCTTATAGTTGCTGATCTTCGCATTTCATTCTTTTCAAGAAACCCTAGGTCTGTAATATTTGCTCTTCATACAATGTCATCGCCTTCGCCAACGACGATCGTCGCGGAGTACGCGAAATCGGGTAAATCTTCATGCAAGAAATGCTCCGAAAAGATTGATTCGAAATCCCTGAGATTAGGGTTGAAGAGTCGAGACCCTCGAGGGTATGATAGCCTTAAATGGCATCACTTCAACTGCTTCTTTTCTTTGGATTCCATCCCGGCTTCTTCGGCCGAGACGTTCGAAGGGTTTTCTGAACTGAAG GGCAGTGATCAAGATAAGTTGAAGCAGATGGTGAGTGAAGAGGATCGAACTTCTACCAAG AGAGAAGGAGATGTTGATGCTGAGTCAGACAAAAGAGATTTAAAGAAACTAAAG ACTGATGAAGATGAGGAAAGTGTCAAAGAGAAAAAGAATGCAACAAATGAAAAG ATTGTTGCAGAGTATGCGAAGTCAGGAAAATCTTCATGCAAGAAATGCACTGAAAAGATCGATTCAAAATCTTTAAGATTGGGATTGAGTATTTGGGACCCACGAGGGTTTGAAAACACCAAATGGTATCACTCAGACTGTTTCTTTCCTCTTGATGTAAACTTGTTGTCAGCAGAATCAATTGAAGGATTTTCAGAACTCAAG AGTGATGATcaagaaaaattgaagatacTTGTGACAGAAAGGGATCAATCTTCTAAGAAT TTAAATGAAGATGCTGAACCTGAGCTGCAGGGAAAGGATCAAAAGAGTGGAAAG gctgataAAGATGAGGAAAGTGTCAAAGAGAAAAAGAATGCAACAAATGAAAAG ATTGTTGCAGAGTATGCAAAGTCAGGAAGATCTTCATGCAAAAAATGCTCTGAAAAAATCGATTCAAAATCTTTAAGATTGGGATTGAGTATATGGGACCCACGAGGCTATGAAAACACCAAATGGTATCACTCAGACTGTTTCTTCCCTCTTGATGTAAACTTGTTGTCTGCAGAATCAATCGAAGGGTTTTCACAACTCAAG AGCAATGATCAAGAAAAACTGAAGAAACTTGTGTCAGAAATGGATCAATCTTCTTACAAG ACATCTGATAAAATTGATGAAGACATTGGATTGAAGATAGACTTTTCACCTAATGATGTCAAGGACAATTACAAG ggTGCAACATTACAGCCAAAATGGAAGGTGTTCCAGACCCTCATGTATCTAGAACGG GAAGATGGTCTCCAAGATTCAAGTAAAATTGCTGCCTTTGATTTTGATGGATGTCTTGCAAAAACATCAGTTCAAAG AGTAGGTGCAAGTGCTTGGTCTCTTATGTACGCTTCAATCCCAAACAAGTTACAAAGCTTGTACAATGATGGTTTCAAACTG GTTATTTTCACAAATGAATCAAATATCGAACGTTGGAAGAACAAGCGACAGGTGGCAGTGGACTCCAAGATCGGAAGACTCAACAGCTTCATCAAACTTGCAAATGTCCCAATTCAG GTTTTCATTGCTTGTGGTGTAAGTAAAGGCCAAGAACATGACCCCTTTCGCAAGCCAAAAACTGGAATGTGGCAAATTATGGAACAACATTTTAATTCTGGAATTCCAATTGATATGGATAA GTCGTTTTATGTTGGTGATGCTGCTGGAAGAAAAGATGATCATAGTGATGCTGACAAGAAATTTGCAGAG GCTATTGGGTTGAAGTTTTACCTTCCAGAAAAATACTTTGATCAATGA